The Thermothielavioides terrestris NRRL 8126 chromosome 2, complete sequence genome includes a region encoding these proteins:
- a CDS encoding glycoside hydrolase family 18 protein (CAZy_ID 269714): MAISHTSIVALCGCIFLLPGVLAGFNPSATDNIAIYWGQNSINRAGGQQRLSSYCSSTPFNIIPLAFLTSIKNPTSLNFANAGDNCTTFPGTQLLQCPQIEEDIQTCQSLGKTILLSIGGATYTEGGFTSADEATTWANTLWSMFGPPTSDSSVLRPFGSATVDGFDFDFEATTANLAPFAAALRANMDAASSSGGRRFYLSAAPQCPFPDAAMGEALSSVAFDFVSVQFYNNYCGATSYVSGAGGPGNFNFETWDNWAKTVSPNPNVKVLLGLPGSATAAGSGYVSGQQLTNVIDYSRGFSSFGGVMLWDMSQVYGNAGFLDSVVSALGGQLPSKTTTPTTLTTATATSAPTGSLVPQWGQCGGTGYQGPTQCQPPYQCVSVGPWWSQCE; the protein is encoded by the exons ATGGCCATCAGTCATACCAGCATTGTGGCCCTTTGCGGCTGCATCTTTTTGCTACCTGGAGTGCTGGCCGGCTTTAACCCCAGCGCTACAGACAACATTGCCATCTACTGGG GGCAAAACTCCATCAACcgcgcgggcggccagcagcggcttTCCTCGTACTGCTCTA GCACGCCCTTCAACATCATCCCGCTCGCCTTCCTCACGTCTATCAAGAACCCGACGTCTCTCAACTTTGCCAACGCAGGTGACAACTGCACCACCTTCCCAGGCACCCAGCTCTTGCAATGTCCCCAGATCGA AGAGGACATCCAAACCTGCCAGTCCCTCGGCAAGACCATCCTCCTCTCCATCGGCGGAGCGACCTACACGGAAGGCGGCTTCACCTCGGCCGACGAGGCGACGACCTGGGCCAACACGCTGTGGAGCATGTTCGGCCCGCCGACCAGCGATAGCTCGGTCCTCCGCCCGTTTGGCTCCGCCACCGTCGACGGCTTCGACTTCGACTTCGAGGCGACCACGGCGAACCTGGcgcccttcgccgccgcgctgcgggCGAATATGGACGCCGCGAGCAGCAGTGGCGGCAGGCGCTTCTACctctcggccgcgccgcagtGCCCGTTCCCGGACGCCGCCATGGGCGAGGCGCTGTCAAGCGTCGCGTTCGATTTCGTCAGCGTCCagttctataataattaCTGCGGCGCGACGTCGTACGTGTCGGGCGCCGGTGGGCCGGGGAACTTCAACTTTGAGACGTG GGACAACTGGGCGAAGACCGTGAGCCCGAATCCGAACGTCAAGgtgctgctgggcctgccTGGGAgtgcgacggcggcggggagcgggTACGTCAGTGGGCAGCAACTGACGAATGTGATCGATTACTCGCGGGGGTTTTCAAGCTTTGGGGGCGTCATGCTGTG GGACATGTCGCAAGTATACGGAAATGCCGGTTTCCTGGACAGCGTTGTTTCCGCTCTCGGAGGCCAGCTGCCATCTAAGACCACAACGCCGACGACACTAACAACGGCCACCGCAACCTCCGCTCCAACAGGCTCACTGGTACCCCAATGGGGCCAGTGCGGTGGGACCGGGTATCAGGGGCCGACGCAGTGCCAGCCACCATACCAGTGCGTCTCCGTCGGACCTTGGTGGTCCCAGTGCGAGTAA